A portion of the Manihot esculenta cultivar AM560-2 chromosome 2, M.esculenta_v8, whole genome shotgun sequence genome contains these proteins:
- the LOC110606079 gene encoding uncharacterized protein LOC110606079, protein MGFGALRSVIRPLSRTVIYRTSTPPTASLFSPSLSPKLDFCLALRRPPLLQISSHFSIFSESNHFDRLTESRFPKRRPQDKPRRKRASLRPPGPYAWVKHVPGQPIQPSNPNEGSVKRRNEKKRIKQHRAFIKAEAKKRKAQLQEAKRKKMIKRVERKMAAVARERAWAQRLAELQQLEEEKKKSTA, encoded by the exons ATGGGCTTTGGAGCTCTGAGAAGTGTAATTCGTCCGCTCTCAAGAACCGTAATATACCGTACCTCCACTCCCCCTACGGCATCGCTTTTTTCACCATCTCTGTCTCCAAAATTAGACTTTTGCCTCGCCCTCCGTCGACCTCCATTGCTCCAGATTTCGAGTCATTTCAGCATCTTCTCTGAGTCGAACCATTTCGATAGATTAACCGAATCCCGCTTTCCAAAGCGAAGGCCTCAGGATAAGCCTCGTCGAAAAAGGGCCAGCTTGAGACCTCCTG GGCCGTATGCTTGGGTTAAGCATGTACCAGGTCAACCTATTCAACCCAGTAATCCGAATGAAGGAAGTGTCAAGAGAAGGAACGAGAAGAAGCGCATAAAGCAACACCGTGCCTTTATAAAG GCGGAGGCTAAAAAGCGGAAAGCTCAGTTACAGGAGgctaaaaggaagaaaatgataaAGAGAGTAGAGCGTAAGATGGCTGCAGTGGCAAGGGAGAGAGCATGGGCCCAAAGGCTGGCAGAGCTGCAGCAGCTCgaggaagagaagaaaaaatcaacagcttag